DNA sequence from the Malus domestica chromosome 06, GDT2T_hap1 genome:
gtgactacgggacagaggttcagggccgaaggggtagaggaagacctaggaaaactttagaagagactctaagaaaagacttagagtacttggatcgaacggaggacatgacacaaaatcgagcgcaatggcgttctaggattcatatagccgaccccacttagtgggaaaaggctttgttgttgttgttgttgttgtatatatgaatttggtccactcacctttgttttgcgcccccattcaggttttggtcttagaaacgaggactacgacacaacatacgaggcattcccctccCAGTAGCAGTCTATCATTCACTTAtgtgatatcttgtaatgatctttccttttgtgatcTTGAATTAGAACGTATTCTGTGCACTCTAGACATttccttaaactttgtttattacCTTTAGATTCTAATGATTATTCATGTTCATTTTctcctaatcattactcttgtatTCAATAAATGACTTTCGTCACCTTCGGTGTCGGCCAACATGTGCCTATCCGGATATTCAGAGAATATCGGGGTCGGGACGTGTCAGTTGAGCACCCCGTAACATATCAGGCTAGTGACTACATACATGGCAGAGTGGTTCTAATGAACTGTCTGCGGTTTTAGCTTATACACTGCCAAGGACAGGAACCATTTGTGACCAATGATCTTATAGTTTCTATGGGAAGGTGTTCTGTTTAAGGTTTTCAACTCTCATTAGATGAAAAAACAACAGTTTCTGGCTTCTTGTGTTATTTTTTCTTATCCCCGGAAAGACTCCCATGTCCGGAAACCCAGAAAAGGAGAGCAAGCGGTGAATCGCGACCAGATACTCTTGGTAACGAAGGAAGGTGAAGGCTAATAGGAGGGAGTCATCAAGCAGCAATTCGGAGAAGTAATCCTCGACGAGCTCTTCGACTTGTATCGTAAGAAACTTGAAGAACAACCCTTCATCTTTGACATGCTATTGTTTTGGTATTTGAATTGATTAATTTAGCAAGAGTTGGTCTACAATTTATGCTTTGACAAGTCAAGTAATAACACGCATGGGACGATGACATGTCGACATATAACAAAATAATGACTACATTTTGTTTGGCGTTGGGTAAATATAACCACATAATGTCTACATTTTTCTCTTTTGACTTAGCATGATGAGTCGCTGATGACATGCTGCAACTCGCTCTATTAGGTGGTTTCTTGATATTTAGATATCATTTGATTTAGCAGCACTCAGTTTTTACTTTGTAAAGTAAATTTGAGTTCAAATTTGATGAACAGTAGTTgtttgtaataaaataatattaatttacGTGTTCTTGTTAAAAGATGTGATAAGGAGACAGAGGATCAAGACAAAATGaatagaggaagacctaggaaagcTTGAAATAGACTCTTAAGAAAATAAATCAAGTACTTAGAGCTAACAAGAGACTTAGCATAAAACTGAACACAAAGACGTTCTAAAATTTAAACGGTCAATCCCACTTGCTACGGCtacaaattaaatatattttttgcaGCTCCATGATCGTCATTTTACTCCATTAGTGGCAGCTCCATGATCGTCATTTTACTCCATTAGTGGCTCCATTTGCattaaaaaactaattaattcaCACCTACCACAAATATTTCGTATTTCGAAAGGAATAAATATCAGTGGCCACCTCAAAGGAAGAGGATCGattaatccaaacataaaaccagagagagagagagagagagagagagagagagagagagagagagagagagagagggtttaggATGGCAAAATCGGTGGCATTTACAATGAACGGTGGAGACAGCCTCTACAGTTACAGCAAAAACTCAACTTTTCAGGTGTGTTGTCACTCTCAATTATATAGAGCACAACGTTATCTCACGATTTTTTTTTACGGCCTGTTTAAACACTCTCGGTACTATTTGGgagcgtttgtttgccctcactaagtaTCATTGAACTGGCTAAGATTAACAGTGAGTGAAATCCCATGTTTGTTAGCAGTCGGGATGGTGTTTAATGAGACTAAGGGGGACTCGCCTAGACTAAACGCCTCACTAGGCGGTCTTAACGAGACCCCCCAAAATTGGGCGGATTGCTAAGACCAGCTCTCCTTCACCCCTTTCCGCTTCACTCTTCGTCAGTTCTTTGCTTTCCCCCTCCCAACTGCTATTTTTCTCCCGTAAGACTCATCTTCTAGCGAAGGCACCATGGATCTGTGGTCAGAAAATCTTTCTCTGAGAAACCCATTACGTGGATTTCTGAAGCTTTTCCCTTTTCAATATCATATCCAACTCCCAAAATTTCAACTGAGAAAactgaaaaacccaaaaaatcagagacccagaaaacccaaaaaagccaaaaacccagaaaactcaAAAACCGAAAGCAGATTCAACCCCATCTCTCACCTTCATTCAACCCCATCTCTCAcctttgattttaatatttGCAAGGGATTTTGTGAGAGGAATAGAATAGGCAAAGAGAGATTTGTAGTGAcgaggaagagagagatttgCAAAATACTTTGGATGAAACATTAATTAGGTTTCTAAAAGTTAAATagctacaaaataatattttataaccagaatatttgtttgtttttcgttttgaaggcaaaattaaattaaaaaaatgataaaaaactAACTTGGattcaaaaaattatttagtCTATAGAGTAGTTCAACACTGTACTAAACGTTTTACTAAGCTAATCCAGTTTAGTCTAGtttaagccagtccagcttaatcCCTGAAGCtaatccagtccgagacagttcggtgcaacaaacgcaccctttatttttaacaaaaaaaccacatttttaccgtTCCATGATcctattcactacacctttatcTCAGGTGCTTCTCCTGGAAAGTGATTCCGGTTGTCTAGGTTCTTCTCTCTCAAGAATTTTTAAGCCAAAGCTTCTCTTTTGTGCAGAGAAAAGCCATAGATGCTGCTAAGGAACTGATCAACGAAGCAGTTTTCGAACGTCTTGACACCGAAAGCTTCTCGTCTTCCGCATTTCGAGTTACGGATTTAGGCTGCTCTGTCGGGCCTAACACTTTCTTGGCGGTGCAAAATATAGTTGATGCTCTggagcaaaagtaccaaagccAAGGACACAATTCTCAGCTCCTTGAGTTGCAAGTTTTCTTCAACGATCACGCATCCAACGATTTCAACGAGCTCTTCCGATCTCTGCCTGCAGATAGGCGATACTACGCCACAGGCGTGCCGGGTTCTTTTCATTCTCGCTTGTTCCCCAAGGACTTTCTTCACTTTGTTTACTCTTCGTATGCTCTCCAGTGTCTTTCTAAAGTGCCAGAAGAAGTGGCGGACATCAACTCGCCTGCTTGGAACAAAGGGAGGATTTATTACTCGAATTCGGAAGACCAAGTCGTTAAGGCATATGAAGCTCAGTATGCCAAGGACATGGGGTGCTTGCTAAATGCCAGAGCACAAGAGATTGTGTGTGGAGGGTTGATGGCATTTGTCGTCCCAGGCCGCCCCAATGGAGTCCCTCATACACAAGTTTTGGGCAACAAGGTGGTAGAACTCATCGGATCCTGCCTCATGGACATGGCCAACAAGGTAAAAAAATTTCAGCTTCATAGATTTGCATCCCAGAGCACTAACTAAATGTAGAGGTACATGTTTTCACCAACTGTTTAGTCAACTGTTAACTAGTGACATGACAGAGCAAGAACCACCCCCAAACCCCAAGGCCATTTTTGGGAGTGGGTCTTAGGCTGTCACGTCAACAGTTAATGGTTAACCTTAACCTGATAGTCAACCTAACAGAAGGTGTCAAATGTCAAAATGGTGGGGTTCAATCCGAAAAAATTGGAACCTCAAGGATGCAATTTGAAACTGACTACAAACCTCGACGGTTCAAGCTGTGATCGTATGGTGTAAATAAGATAAATATACGCTGCATAAGCTGGTATAACTGAGAACCTGTTTTATTTTCCTGAGTAGGGTGTCATCTCTGAAGAGAAACTGGACTCCTTCAATATACCGCTGTATATGGCTTCGCTCGATGAAGTGGAAGCGATTGTGAAAGCTAATGGATGTTTCAGCATAGAAAGAGTGAAAACTTGACTCAGGAACAACCACAGGCCAACGTAATTGCATCTACTTTGAGATCCGGAATGGAGGGAATGTTTCGGGAGCATTTTGGAGATGAGATTCTGGATGAGTTTTTTGATTCGCTTCGCAAGAAACTCGAAGAATCCTCCTCCGTCCTCAAACCGCTGACATCAATTAGcttgtttgttttgctcaaaCGCACAGGAAACTGATTGCAACAGAGCAGCTTTCTCTACTTGATCAGTGGAACTTGTGATTTGAAGCTTCTCAGTAGCTTGACAATGTAAAATATTAAGTATCACATGTGTTTTAATCCCTGTGTGAAATATGAATAATGCTTCCCCTGTTTCGTTGCTTCTTTGAAGTGCTTTTATTTTAAATACGTTGAAATCCTATGAtgcttcttgaaaaaaaaagcgTTTTGTATGAGCCAAGAAGGCTTCTAAGTTTTTTATGCCAAACAAAGTTAGAAAGATCTTACCTTTACAAAAAATGACAAGTCTTTTCTATAAGGCTTTCGCCTCTACTTTCGTTTCTTACTTCAATATAAAAAGGGCTTTTCAGTGGCACCTAGCCGAACAAAATAGGATTATCAGGACATAACCAGTTCGGTAAAATCTGACCGAAATACTTGAGATAGTATGGCTAATGATCCCGAAGACAAGACAATCATTTatttataaagaaaactaatgaaaatgacttgaaaactttaagttttaacaataagaactaaataaagaaaaagtaaataataccatgattaactttttagtgtaaaaatgtaatttttagttaaaataaaaTCAAGAGCTTTTTATcgtgcttttcgttaaattcctgatttatatattaaaaaccTCCCTTTTCCCTCCATAGAAACCCTAGAAGCAGCAGAAGCTCTCTACACTCTACTCGCTCTCTAGGCTAACCGAAATACTCACACAGAGATGCCGcgtggtggtggtaactactataACTTCACGAAGATCAGGGACGCCATTGATTCCGTCGGCGCCAAGGTCAACGTTATCGGCGTCGTCCTCGAGTGCGGCTTCCCCCGCCGATCCAGAGGCACCGGTAAATCTTCTTCCTTCAGTCAAATTTATCAAATTTATGTAATGTGCTTGCAActatataggtatatatgtGTAGATTATGTATGTATGTCATATGTTTATATGtcttatatgtgtgtgtgtgtgtgtgtatttgtggTGGCGATGATGAAACAAAGGCCGGACTTACGGCTGCTTCCGGCAAGGTCGGTAGTAGATTGATGAGACTCTTAACGAAAAGGTGTTGTTTGCTGAGCCGCCTGTTACCTTTGTTCCATTTCTCTGGGTCTTTaaaatatttgtgttttttttttgttaaattaattattttttgttctgcttttggatgcaaagttttcttcTTTCTGTTTGTTATGTGTGTATTGGTGTGTATCTTTTGCAGATTGGTTTGTTTCGGTGCGTATAATCGACGAGACGCATCAGGATCCCGGGTTGTCAGTTAACATTTTTACAGATAGGAATGAATGTCCTCGCATTTTGTCTGTTGGAGACATAATTCAGTTCCAACGCCTCATGGTATATCTTGAGCTTAACCtcatttagttttctttccgGGGGATACTTCAATTGCTGATTTCTCAAGCAAATGTTGCCACTTTCCTTTTCCCTATGAAATCATGTTTTCTCTGTTATCGTAATGTTACCTATTATCTGTTATAAAAACAGATAATGTTTTGGACCATCATTTACTCCATTTGGTCAAAGGCATGAAACGTTCTGTACAAATCAAGGGCTCCTCTGGCCTTGACAGACATTACATTACGAAGTATGATCGTATTTGACTTGGGCATGCTACCTTGTGCAGATCAAACGTCATGTAGATAAAGTAAATGCTGTTTTTTCCAAGAAGTTCTCTACCTTTGCTATTTATTACGGAAGTGATGCTAGAAGTTTAAGTCCTTATCATGCTTCCAAAACATTTCGCGAGAGAGACCATGACAAGAACTTTTTGATAGACTTGAGAAGATGGTTGAAGAATTTCCATTTTCACGAAGGTATACTTAAAAGTACTTTGTTTCAGATAGCGACACAACGGCATTTAATTATGTGTAAGTTTAACCCGTTCACAGTATATATTACAATGTTGTGGTTATTGATGAAAGACTATGGATATGATTCTTATGTGCTGCATGAATTATGGTTGTGAAAATGGTAGTTGACGATAGTTCCACCTGGATTAGGTTTTTGTAAAGATAGCTTGCTCACGCGTAAGTTTTCATGAAGTGGCATTATTTGAGCAAAGGGGTTCATGTTTTTGCTCTGGTTTTTGAGGCAGAAGTCTATAGTAATCCTAAGTCCTTTTCACATATCCGCTTGAATGGTTTGTAAAGAGGAAGCACCATACTGTTATGATTCTAGAGATGCTGCCAAATACTTTGTCCAAATTATTGGACTCCCTGGATGATAGATTTGTAGCAACTTTCTGACCTAATTGTATATATGAGAAAAGATAGGAACTTTCTTTTGCTTGGTAGATAGAGGTATATCATAAGGCCTgccttatttattttttcatcttATCTTACTAGAAATGTATATGGTTTGTAGGTGCAAATTATTTCTCATCCATCAGAGAAATGAAAGGAGGTGAagattttcatttggtttgtaaaGTAAGTAAaccatttttgttaaatttgtgtgcACTGGTTAAATGAATACAgcagttttctttttcttgtaaaGGATAATCAGCTGTACCAAGAATGGGATTATGCCATATACTGAGTACAACATAACTTTTTTCCTTGCCTTCTATCTCAAGATAATTCATATCCACGAGGGTGCTGGAAATGAATGGATGGCCTTTGTTTGGGATGGAACCGATGCTCCACCAGCTAATATTCTTCAAAAGTGAGTTGATAGCTgttaatgtttattttttcttatataacatcATAAAGTTATGGGGTACTTTGCAATTGCACCCCATCTTGTCAGACAAAACCAAAACGAgtcctttccttttttcttcaaaaataagAAGGGGGTTATTTTCCTTTCATTGA
Encoded proteins:
- the LOC103438103 gene encoding loganic acid O-methyltransferase-like; translated protein: MAKSVAFTMNGGDSLYSYSKNSTFQRKAIDAAKELINEAVFERLDTESFSSSAFRVTDLGCSVGPNTFLAVQNIVDALEQKYQSQGHNSQLLELQVFFNDHASNDFNELFRSLPADRRYYATGVPGSFHSRLFPKDFLHFVYSSYALQCLSKVPEEVADINSPAWNKGRIYYSNSEDQVVKAYEAQYAKDMGCLLNARAQEIVCGGLMAFVVPGRPNGVPHTQVLGNKVVELIGSCLMDMANKGVISEEKLDSFNIPLYMASLDEVEAIVKANGCFSIERVKT